In Bos mutus isolate GX-2022 chromosome 2, NWIPB_WYAK_1.1, whole genome shotgun sequence, one DNA window encodes the following:
- the NEUROD1 gene encoding neurogenic differentiation factor 1 — protein sequence MTKSYSESGLMGEPQPQGPPSWTDECLSSQDEEHETDKKEDDLEAMNAEEDSLRNGGEEEEEDEDLEEEEEEEEEDDDQKPKRRGPKKKKMTKARLERFKLRRMKANARERNRMHGLNAALDNLRKVVPCYSKTQKLSKIETLRLAKNYIWALSEILRSGKSPDLVSFVQTLCKGLSQPTTNLVAGCLQLNPRTFLPEQNQDMPAHLPTASASFPVHPYSYQSPGLPSPPYGTMDSSHVFHVKPPPHAYSAALEPFFESPLTDCTSPSFDGPLSPPLSINGNFSFKHEPSAEFEKNYAFTMHYPAATLAGAQSHGSVFSGASAPRCEIPIDNIMSFDSHSHHERVMSAQLNAIFHD from the coding sequence ATGACCAAATCCTACAGCGAGAGTGGGCTGATGGGAGAGCCTCAGCCCCAGGGTCCTCCAAGCTGGACAGATGAGTGTCTTAGTTCTCAGGACGAGGAGCACGAGACAGACAAAAAGGAGGATGACCTCGAAGCCATGAACGCGGAAGAGGACTCACTGAGGAacgggggagaggaggaggaggaagatgaggacctggaagaggaggaagaagaggaagaggaggacgaCGATCAAAAGCCTAAGAGACGCGGCCCCAAAAAGAAGAAGATGACGAAGGCGCGCCTCGAGCGTTTTAAGCTGAGACGCATGAAAGCCAACGCCCGGGAGCGGAACCGCATGCACGGGCTGAACGCAGCGCTGGACAACCTGCGCAAGGTGGTGCCCTGCTACTCTAAGACGCAGAAGCTGTCCAAAATCGAGACACTGCGCTTGGCCAAAAACTACATCTGGGCTCTGTCAGAAATCTTGCGTTCAGGGAAAAGCCCTGACCTGGTCTCCTTTGTACAGACGCTCTGCAAGGGTTTATCCCAGCCCACCACCAACCTGGTTGCTGGCTGCCTGCAGCTCAATCCTCGAACTTTTCTGCCTGAGCAGAACCAAGacatgcctgctcacctgccgACCGCCAGCGCTTCGTTCCCTGTGCACCCCTATTCCTACCAGTCTCCGGGGCTGCCCAGCCCGCCCTACGGCACCATGGACAGCTCCCATGTCTTCCACGTCAAGCCGCCGCCTCACGCCTACAGCGCAGCGCTGGAACCTTTCTTTGAGAGCCCTCTGACTGATTGCACCAGCCCTTCCTTTGACGGACCCCTCAGCCCGCCGCTCAGCATCAATGGCAACTTCTCTTTCAAACACGAACCGTCCGCCGAGTTTGAGAAAAATTATGCCTTTACCATGCACTATCCTGCAGCGACCCTGGCAGGGGCCCAAAGCCACGGATCAGTCTTCTCGGGCGCCTCTGCCCCTCGCTGTGAGATCCCTATAGACAATATTATGTCCTTCGATAGCCATTCACATCATGAGCGAGTCATGAGTGCCCAGCTCAATGCCATCTTTCACGATTAG